The proteins below come from a single Benincasa hispida cultivar B227 chromosome 4, ASM972705v1, whole genome shotgun sequence genomic window:
- the LOC120075923 gene encoding uncharacterized protein LOC120075923, with the protein MVKMKKFQVKLENLKLLGYGKENERIAIEIKWKGPQRHSLLPVPFYAKSPLQTNRTTAQRVLSNHHQTVQWNHEFHSMCEFEFPHDDASSIPFWDTKFYVLLEEEPTKSKTKSSVLGKASLNLAEMLSAMETKMERNVPIVLKDSAGAAPHHATISVCVNFVEVRDGPDPIQQEDKEGFLKTLKDLTSFKKKNREKGKVISSDGENRGLGDSTTGEEDGDHKQGKSLTKKRRLSFSFRHSRRKVEPWLEKTNTAVNDGVTVDRQRHDNGASVFNVAPISTTSQMEKAESTEFSLETNIQYKEASGGRWETREIVSRDGKLKLKTEVFFGSFDQRSEKAGGESACTAIVAVIAHWLHSNYGVMPTQLELDNLIMEGSSEWQKLCNNECYSNSFPNKHFDLETVVQADVGPITVSAENSFVGFFSPEKFNCLTEAMSFEQIWNEVNTKTFSNYESRIYIVSWNDHFFVLKMDENACYIIDSLGERLFEGCNQAYILKFDSSSLMFENQEKGEVGELVCRGKECCREFFERFLAAITIEELEEEQKKLGSCNFIPHQRLQIDFHFSSPVASSSSSSTSPSSLFFDQDSA; encoded by the exons atggtgaagatgaagaaatttcaggtgaaattagaaaatttgaaGCTTTTGGGATATGGTAAAGAGAATGAAAGAATCGCCATTGAAATCAAATGGAAAGGTCCTCAAAGACATTCCCTTTTACCTGTTCCATTCTATGCAAAATCCCCTCTTCAAACAAACCGCACCACCGCCCAACGTGTCTTAAGCAACCACCATCAAACCGTTCAATGGAATCACGAATTCCATAGCATGTGTGAATTCGAATTCCCCCATGATGATGCTTCTTCCATTCCCTTCTGGGACACCAAATTCTACGTTTTACTC GAAGAAGAACCCACAAAATCCAAGACGAAATCCTCTGTTTTAGGGAAGGCGTCGCTAAATTTAGCAGAGATGCTATCGGCAATGGAGACGAAAATGGAGAGAAATGTTCCCATCGTGTTGAAGGATTCTGCAGGAGCGGCTCCTCATCATGCTACGATTTCT GTATGTGTGAATTTTGTGGAGGTCAGAGACGGGCCGGACCCGATTCAGCAGGAGGACAAGGAGGGATTTTTGAAAACTTTGAAGGATTTAACGAGTTTCAAGAAAAAGAATAGAGAGAAGGGTAAAGTGATCTCATCGGACGGTGAAAACAGGGGTTTGGGGGATTCAACAACAGGGGAGGAAGATGGGGATCACAAACAGGGGAAATCGTTGACCAAGAAGAGACGGCTGAGTTTCAGTTTTAGACATTCGAGAAGGAAAGTGGAGCCGTGGTTGGAGAAGACAAACACGGCGGTCAACGACGGGGTTACCGTTGACCGACAGCGACACGACAATGGTGCCTCCGTGTTCAATGTCGCCCCCATTTCAACTACTTCCCAAATG GAGAAAGCAGAAAGCACAGAGTTTTCTTTAGAAACCAATATCCAATACAAAGAAGCCAGCGGAGGGAGGTGGGAAACTAGAGAAATAGTAAGCAGAGATGGCAAGTTAAAGCTGAAAACAGAGGTATTCTTTGGCTCCTTTGACCAGCGGAGCGAGAAGGCCGGTGGTGAGAGTGCCTGCACAGCAATAGTCGCTGTGATCGCCCATTGGCTGCACTCGAACTACGGCGTCATGCCTACACAACTGGAGCTTGACAACCTCATAATGGAAGGTTCATCAGAATGGCAAAAGCTTTGCAACAATGAATGCTACTCCAACTCTTTCCCAAACAAACATTTTGACCTTGAGACCGTCGTGCAAGCTGATGTTGGACCGATTACTGTCTCAGCGGAAAATTCCTTCGTAGGGTTCTTCAGCCCAGAGAAATTCAACTGCTTGACAGAAGCAATGTCGTTCGAGCAAATATGGAATGAGGTCAATAcaaaaacattttcaaattatgAATCGAGAATTTACATTGTGAGTTGGAATGACCATTTCTTTGTGTTGAAGATGGATGAAAATGCTTGCTACATCATTGATTCGCTGGGTGAACGGCTGTTTGAGGGGTGTAATCAAGCTTACATTTTGAAGTTCGATAGCTCAAGTTTGATGTTCGAGAACCAAGAGAAAGGAGAGGTTGGGGAATTGGTTTGCAGGGGAAAAGAGTGTTGCAGAGAGTTTTTTGAAAGGTTTCTAGCAGCCATAACCATTGAAGAGCTGGAAGAAGAGCAAAAGAAGTTGGGTAGTTGTAATTTTATACCCCATCAAAGGTTACAGATTGACTTCCATTTTAGCAGCcctgttgcttcatcctcatcctcatcaacttccccttcctctcttttctttgaTCAAGACTCTGCATAA